In the Flagellimonas sp. HMM57 genome, one interval contains:
- the ybeY gene encoding rRNA maturation RNase YbeY, which produces MIDFHFKSDLILEDKEKYSDWITRVIQSEAHSLGDIDYIFCDDDYLLEINKEYLEHDTLTDIITFDYSEAKFVSGDIFISSDRVEDNATSYGVDFNTELLRVMCHGILHLLGYGDKSEDEQREMRLKEDEKIKMFHVEL; this is translated from the coding sequence ATGATTGACTTCCATTTTAAGTCGGACTTGATTTTAGAAGACAAAGAGAAATATTCCGATTGGATAACTAGAGTAATTCAAAGTGAAGCACATAGCTTAGGGGATATTGATTATATCTTTTGTGACGATGATTATCTTTTAGAAATCAATAAGGAGTATTTAGAGCACGATACGCTTACCGATATTATCACTTTTGATTATTCGGAAGCTAAGTTTGTTTCTGGTGACATTTTCATCTCTTCGGATAGAGTTGAGGACAATGCAACTTCGTATGGTGTCGATTTCAATACAGAATTGTTAAGGGTAATGTGCCATGGCATTTTGCACTTGTTAGGATACGGAGACAAATCTGAAGATGAGCAACGAGAGATGAGGCTTAAGGAGGATGAAAAGATAAAAATGTTCCACGTGGAACTATAA
- a CDS encoding alkane 1-monooxygenase, with the protein MKDFKYLAAMTIPLSAVISIYFKGYWSFFTPFYAFAIIPFLEVLLPQDSTNLSEEERFEKKKSKFFDWMLYLNVPIVFGFLGYTLWDLSTTTYALYEIIGLVFSVGIVFGVNGINVAHELGHRQASFERYLGKLLLLPSFYMHFYIEHNFGHHANAATKEDPATAKYNQSLYSFWFSSTIRQYFSAWKLQSKLLKNEKRSFFSLKNDMLWYTLFQIAYLGLVLYLFDLNGLFFALATGIVGFLLLETVNYIEHYGLIRKKLPSGRYERVRESHSWNSNHVIGRIVLYELTRHSDHHYKSSKKYQLLDYHDISPQMPYGYPTSMVLSFLPPLWFSIMNPRIPSEMKKTYS; encoded by the coding sequence ATGAAAGATTTTAAATACCTAGCCGCTATGACGATTCCGCTTTCTGCCGTCATCAGTATTTATTTTAAAGGGTATTGGAGTTTCTTCACACCTTTCTACGCTTTTGCTATTATTCCGTTTTTAGAAGTGCTACTTCCACAAGACTCCACCAACTTGTCCGAAGAAGAGCGTTTTGAAAAGAAAAAGAGCAAGTTCTTCGATTGGATGCTCTATTTGAACGTTCCCATCGTTTTTGGTTTTCTGGGCTATACCCTTTGGGATCTTTCCACAACAACCTACGCACTATATGAAATTATAGGGCTGGTGTTTTCTGTGGGAATCGTCTTTGGTGTCAATGGCATTAATGTGGCACATGAACTCGGTCACAGACAGGCAAGCTTTGAGCGTTATTTGGGAAAGCTTTTACTGTTGCCATCCTTCTATATGCACTTTTATATTGAACATAATTTTGGACACCATGCCAATGCGGCCACAAAGGAAGATCCTGCTACGGCTAAATACAATCAAAGCCTCTATTCCTTTTGGTTCAGTTCTACGATTCGCCAGTATTTTAGTGCATGGAAGCTTCAATCAAAACTGCTTAAAAATGAAAAGCGGTCTTTTTTTAGTTTGAAAAATGACATGCTTTGGTATACTTTATTTCAAATCGCCTATTTAGGGCTTGTTCTCTATCTGTTCGATTTGAATGGATTGTTCTTTGCTCTGGCAACTGGAATAGTTGGATTTCTGCTATTGGAAACCGTAAACTATATTGAGCACTACGGTTTGATCAGAAAGAAATTGCCATCTGGAAGGTACGAACGTGTTCGCGAAAGCCATTCTTGGAACAGCAACCATGTCATTGGAAGAATTGTGCTTTACGAACTCACAAGGCACAGCGACCATCATTACAAATCATCCAAAAAATACCAGTTGTTGGATTATCATGATATCTCTCCCCAAATGCCTTACGGTTACCCTACTTCCATGGTATTGTCATTTTTACCCCCATTGTGGTTTAGCATCATGAATCCCAGGATTCCCTCCGAAATGAAAAAGACGTATTCCTAA